One window of Desulfitobacterium chlororespirans DSM 11544 genomic DNA carries:
- a CDS encoding dihydrofolate reductase family protein — MRRVRYQVACSMDGYIAAPNDDFDWITPEPSFDFEALYAQFDTLLMGRHTYESVRSMGESFRGKQVIVVSRSLQPVDHPDVEIVSEGLEARVRELRAQPGRDIWLYGGGNLFSQLLAWNLVDTFEPAVIPILLGGGVQLLPPHGIRRRLELVRHRTYPSGMLLLEYEVQQAGEGTNEFSRG, encoded by the coding sequence ATGAGACGGGTGCGATATCAGGTCGCATGTAGCATGGATGGCTACATTGCGGCACCGAACGATGATTTTGATTGGATTACCCCAGAGCCCTCGTTCGATTTTGAGGCGCTGTATGCGCAATTTGATACGTTGCTGATGGGGCGACATACATACGAGAGCGTACGCTCAATGGGCGAGAGCTTTCGCGGAAAGCAAGTGATCGTGGTCTCGCGGTCGCTTCAGCCGGTGGACCATCCTGATGTTGAGATCGTGAGCGAGGGCCTTGAGGCACGAGTTCGAGAGCTTCGTGCGCAACCCGGTCGAGATATCTGGCTCTACGGCGGAGGGAATCTCTTCTCTCAACTTCTCGCCTGGAATCTGGTTGATACATTCGAACCGGCGGTTATACCGATTCTTCTGGGAGGTGGGGTGCAGTTGCTCCCCCCGCACGGGATACGTCGGCGTTTGGAGCTCGTCCGACACCGCACCTATCCCAGTGGGATGCTTCTCCTCGAATATGAGGTGCAACAGGCTGGGGAAGGTACGAATGAATTTTCCAGAGGATAG
- a CDS encoding AbrB/MazE/SpoVT family DNA-binding domain-containing protein, whose translation MSAISRRIFVQKRNLISLPRDIREKLNISEGDVLDIRIDDNKIIIEPMKLVPSGQAYFWTDKAQNDMLEAKNDVESGNVREFSTIREFLDGIEQ comes from the coding sequence ATGTCCGCTATCTCCCGTAGAATTTTCGTTCAAAAACGAAACCTTATAAGCCTACCAAGAGATATCAGAGAAAAACTCAATATTTCTGAAGGTGATGTTCTCGACATTAGGATAGATGACAATAAAATCATCATTGAACCCATGAAACTAGTCCCCTCTGGCCAAGCATACTTTTGGACTGACAAAGCCCAAAATGATATGCTCGAAGCCAAAAATGACGTTGAATCAGGTAACGTTCGTGAGTTTAGCACAATTCGCGAATTTCTTGACGGTATCGAACAATGA
- a CDS encoding HXXEE domain-containing protein: protein MFELLFLMSFTLHNIEEGIWLPKWSKYAGRYHPQVKKNEFHFAVMVVTLLGYILTFIFLISGASNEIIKYLYFGFLLMMSFNAIFPHLIATIVLKKYAPGTLTGILLNLPIGLYVVFGRYGEQLVATKLAIGFIVITIVSLVSLRPLFKLGKRLIDEY from the coding sequence ATGTTTGAGTTATTATTTTTGATGTCCTTTACATTACATAATATTGAAGAAGGTATTTGGTTACCCAAGTGGTCAAAGTACGCTGGAAGATACCATCCTCAAGTGAAGAAAAATGAGTTTCACTTTGCAGTAATGGTCGTGACATTATTAGGATATATTTTAACTTTTATCTTTTTAATATCAGGAGCCTCAAATGAGATTATAAAGTATTTGTATTTTGGTTTTTTACTGATGATGTCATTTAATGCCATCTTTCCTCACCTAATAGCTACAATAGTTCTTAAGAAGTATGCGCCAGGAACACTTACGGGCATCTTATTAAATTTGCCGATTGGATTATACGTGGTCTTTGGAAGGTATGGAGAACAGCTTGTAGCTACTAAATTGGCAATCGGTTTTATTGTAATCACTATAGTATCTCTTGTGTCGTTACGACCGTTATTTAAACTTGGCAAGAGATTAATTGATGAGTATTAA